Sequence from the Ziziphus jujuba cultivar Dongzao chromosome 9, ASM3175591v1 genome:
ttataaataatactcaCTTATATTCTCATCTACCATACAAGTGTTATTTTGCATACTTAAATTTATATGGATCCATTTGTTAGTACTATGCAGTTGATTTTTCCGATCCCAATTGAAGCAATCAAAACTTGTGCCCTGATGATTTGGTGAGATTGGGTGCGTTGACTGATGAATGCGGGCAAAGAAATGTGGATTTAAACACCCTCCTCCGCTTTCATAAAGTTCAGCAACATTCGCTAACGAACGAAATCAGTAATTTATCAGTTAAATTACAAGCGAGAGAGAGGTGCTCAAAAGGGAAAACAACCTCGCAAAAAGTTGTTCATCAGCTACTTGATTGTGATGTAGCGATTAGTCCCATGTCTGGCCCAGTAATCCTTGAGATCCAGTGGCATTGAAAGGTCATGGCCTTGAGCCGCTAGTCGACTGAGCAATCTGGTAAAAACACTTCCACTCATCTTCCGTCCACCCATTCTTGCGTGGCGCTTATTTGGCATTTGAGGTAACGGGTACATTGACATATTGGTTGTGCAACACGATGATTGCCATCCACCATTCCCCCATTTGTAGCACTGCCGGGGAACTCCAGTGCATGAGCACATTGGAACTGGCATTGTAGACTCGTCAAAAGTGACCAGGTTCAAGCCCACATCGTGACTATCCCACTCTGTTTTGTACTTTGTACCATCAGAACAAGCCTGCCTATTTAAATCCTCACCTACTTTTTTCCGTGTTGGCTTAGGAGTCCTGGAGGGAACTGCCTTATTCTCCTTTGTTCGCTTAGCCTGACGTGACTTGACGGCATCAGAGGATATAACTGTAATGGGGAAGGCGTCGGTTATTTGCATGTCTTTTGAGCTGTAATTAGCTTCAGACATGTTAGATAGATGACTCGATGGGTGATGCACGCGCTTCACTCCCCGTTGAACACCACCACCTGATGGGAAGTTCATGGTATTATCCCTGATTTGAAGGGCTGCAAGGGCATTGTCTCTCTCCATCAGGGCTGTATCCCGCTCAGCAAGTGCCTCATCTCGCTGCCGGAGGGCCTCATCCCTTGCAGCCAAGGCCTCATTCTTTTCAGACAATGCTACATTTCTCTCCCGTATGGCGGCATCCCTCTCAGCAATTATAGACATGATCTTCTTGTTCATGACTAAAGCATTTGGTTCCTTGGCTTGATGTTGAGCCATCATATTCCACTGCACATTTCATTTCTATTCCATTCAAAAGGACCATGAATTGCATATTTAAACAAAGAAGATTTCAAGAAGTCTGGGTAAAAATGCTTTCTTATTACCGGATATTGTACGCCTCTGTAATAATCCATCTTATGTCTCCCATTTTCATGTTGTCTACCACCATCCATCACTCCAAACTATCAGCAGCAACTAACTGAAATCAATTTCAAACCACTCAGAATTTATGTTAAGAACATCTagcatcattttttttcttttgttgtacTAATATGAAATCTGGAAAAAGCCAAAAGGTAATGAAGCTAAGGATGCTTCTATTGATAAGTGAAATAAGAATCAAATCAAAAGAAGTACCATAACACAAAAACAGCAGAAAAACTAGCATGACGACAAAAAGGCAACCAGGTAACTAAACCTACACATAGTTGTcatcaagaaaagaaagtttgcAGTCCATCAATGACCAACAAGACCCAATATATACAGTCTTACAACAGCCACTATAACCTAAAGATATTTGGGACATGATGTCAAAGTACTAAAAATATTAAGAATTACAATGACAATGTTGAAATCACTTCTGCCGTTTGGTTCAAAGAGGAATCAAGAAAACAGAAATAGTGCAAGTTCACCTAGGTGATTAGTATAAGTCAATGCTACAAGTATGGTTACCACCTAAAGAAAGAGTGACAGCAATCCTGAAACTGTACATTGTTTCTCTGTCACTTTCCTTCTTCGTTTTCTTcgtttttataactttttgttAGCAATGAAACTCAATGTCAAATGCATCACAACCACCCTCATCATTCAACACTCGAGCTCAAGCAAAAGAATTACTGTTGCATAGTTCTTTCATGTTATTTTCTCACCAAAAAGTGTAAAGTCTTCAACATGGCACCAAAGATGGTTCAGACAGAAAATATTGGCACCATTCTATGGATGCTTACGAATACCGCAAGCAACTTCTTTCAAACAAGATAGAACACAATGGTGCATGTGTGTATCATAAGAGTTGATATGCCTGTTACTAAACATATGCTGAAGAGCATGGCTGATAAAATTAGAGAAGAAGATATTAGTCATCCACCACAAGTTCCTGTACTACCTGTACTATTGCATCACTATCATACATAAAATCAACATATAAACACAAGCATGCAAACACATTAAGCACACAATGTTCCAAAAAGACTGTTCTACCAAAGTACAGAAGAAGACAGAAGGATTACTTCTAAGATTACTTCATCATTGTCTCCTTAGCACTGGTGGTCATACCCCTGTGGATAAATTATTGTACTTAATCAGGTTCAAGTAAAAAGTACTCAACAGGTCATCCAAACATTCCAAGATCTTTTGCACTGAAACTTAAAATCACCCTCTTTATCTGAAATCATCAAAATGTAAAGAGAAAAAGAACAGTTAACACATATTTATAGGCCACATGAGAACATACTAAAACTGCAtacttataaattaataattccaGTCATTCCAACTATAAAGTTGTCACCTATCCCTAacttcaaagaaacaaaaaacccaACACAACCATCAGGAAACCAACCACAAAGAAGTTGTGGTAATTAGTTTAGCtcaatctttattttattttttcaaaaaatattacatatcAGCTTCCACAAAACATAAAAGAGCACACAAGACACAGAAAGCATTAGTGTAATGTTCAGTGCACAAAACAGTATTCTCTAGCCAGTTCAAACATAGGCAACTAAAATCGACTAATACAAGTAGAAGAAGATACAATGTGATGGATATATATAAATCTGTGCCACAAATAGGAAGGCTTTTCcactaataaaatataagaaatcgAAACAACAAAGTATATGATGCCCTTATCCAATATCTGCACCCTCTTATCATCTCACATTGCACTTTAAATACCTAAGCCTATTCCTGACTGTATAACTACAAAAATAATGTTATCAACTTTCAACACTAAGCCAAGAACAACTTGCAAGTTTATTAGAAGCACCAAAACAGGCAACTCCAACTTGTAAGAATTTGTAGCATCTCAAAGGCAAACATTAAGTTAGACATATTAGTTTTGACGCTGAACAAAGTCTGGAACTCCAAAATATTACCACAAGTCACATTCAATCgtcaaaattccaaatacaaATGAAAATCTTCCAAGCCAGCCAAAAATTCCTATCTTATACAAGTACAATGAAATCATTATAAactcaatattaaaaaataagaataaaaatgaaaagcatCATAGTCTTCTTCACTTGTAAGCAGGGCCCTTAACAAAATTCCTCAGCCCAATTCACTTCCCATAAAAGGTCCAAAACTCTTTTTCAGATGAGATTTAACACCTCACCAGATCAAATACGTTTGTGGCCTCCAGAGTTTAATTTACAGAAGATTCCACCCTCTCTAGTCCATGAAAGAGGCTCATCCACACCTCCAAATGTAAGATTACTCCTTTGAGAGCAATGTGGTTGGATTTCACCTCTTTACGAATTTCTTTCTTATCCTAAAAGTAAAAATCAGAAGGTTTCACTACCATTATGACCCTAGTTGTACACCAATCTCTCTTGTTATGTAATGTGTTTCATGACAAGCATTTTGTTTCTGTTTCAGCCCATCAGCGCATTGcattaaagtataaaaatagCCCAATATACTTgcactataaaatatatatacatatatacataatatagtATATAAACCCATTAATAATTCTAAGCTCAATCCCCGATTAAAAACCTCTAACTGAGCATGATCATGaaaccaaataaagaaaaaaataaataaataaaaattaacccaTTATATTTTAGGAGCCAAACAAAcagaagaaaattacaaaaggaaaaacaaactaTGAACACTCTATCAAACAGGAACAAACTAAATGGAAGCAATTGTAAAATAGGCAACCTAATCTCAGTTCAATATCACCGAACTCTGGGCAAagtatttgaaaaaaagaaaaaagaaaatattaaagaataattaaaagaaaaaaaaacgaaaataaaaaagcacCCAATTCATGATCGAATCAAGAAAGTTCGAAGttacacaaaaaagaaaaaaaaaaagaaaaaaaaaaagagaaggtttTTTAAGCTTGAAAATAAGAGAACAGTAAAGCATTTGTTGACCTGAAAAAGATAAAGCTGCAGACGCAAGCAACAGAAAAAAGGAGTCGCAGAGGTAAAAGAATCGGCTTGGACTCGGATCGAATCGCGTAACCTGTATAATTTTTctgaaataaacaaacaaacagttcctcataaaatatatatataaaaatataaaaaaagagtaCGGGGTCGTAGTGGGCGTGTGCGTTTTGGGTTACTCCAGAGAAACGGCGTCGTTCTTTACGATACGGTTCCAAAACTCAGCTTCTT
This genomic interval carries:
- the LOC107426555 gene encoding protein BASIC PENTACYSTEINE4 isoform X1; the protein is MDGGRQHENGRHKMDYYRGVQYPWNMMAQHQAKEPNALVMNKKIMSIIAERDAAIRERNVALSEKNEALAARDEALRQRDEALAERDTALMERDNALAALQIRDNTMNFPSGGGVQRGVKRVHHPSSHLSNMSEANYSSKDMQITDAFPITVISSDAVKSRQAKRTKENKAVPSRTPKPTRKKVGEDLNRQACSDGTKYKTEWDSHDVGLNLVTFDESTMPVPMCSCTGVPRQCYKWGNGGWQSSCCTTNMSMYPLPQMPNKRHARMGGRKMSGSVFTRLLSRLAAQGHDLSMPLDLKDYWARHGTNRYITIK
- the LOC107426555 gene encoding protein BASIC PENTACYSTEINE4 isoform X2, whose amino-acid sequence is MMAQHQAKEPNALVMNKKIMSIIAERDAAIRERNVALSEKNEALAARDEALRQRDEALAERDTALMERDNALAALQIRDNTMNFPSGGGVQRGVKRVHHPSSHLSNMSEANYSSKDMQITDAFPITVISSDAVKSRQAKRTKENKAVPSRTPKPTRKKVGEDLNRQACSDGTKYKTEWDSHDVGLNLVTFDESTMPVPMCSCTGVPRQCYKWGNGGWQSSCCTTNMSMYPLPQMPNKRHARMGGRKMSGSVFTRLLSRLAAQGHDLSMPLDLKDYWARHGTNRYITIK